ATGTCAGCTATTTTCCTCCAAAGCTCAGAGGGGATTTCATCTTTAGCGTCTATTTCGTTAGCTATGGGTATTATTTCCCTCTCTACGAACTCCCTTACACTATTCTTAAACAGCTTCTGTTCCTCAGTTAACTCAAAATCCATAAACACACCCAAACATTTAAAAGCGCTCCTAGTAGAAGCAATTTATACCCCTCTTTAAACCTGATGCTAGTTATTAGCTTAGTTTTCCACTCCGCCCTTTAACACTTAAACTCTTTTCGTGCTCCTTGACCGAAGGGTGCGACGTTAAAAGCTTCGATAGACGTTCTAATAGCTTAATGGCCTCCCGCTTAAGGCTCCATCGTACGATTTTAGCTTAAGTAGCGCCGAGGCCAACCCATACATGCGTAGTACCGGCCTTGTAAACGAGAAAAGCCTTAATATTCAACCCCTCAAAAAGGGCTACGTTCCTAGAGCTTGCTTAGAGGTTTCGGGAACACTTTGAACCGCTCCATCTTCCTTAGAAATGTTGAAGAAACGGCTTCATTTACTGCTTAAAGGATTACGTAATCCTTAAATCCTAGGTTGGCTTAACGCCACTATAGGATGGCGGGTGAGTGGGACCTCCCACCCGTTCCGCCGATGGCTATAAACCCCGGTGTCGGGAGGTGAAAGCTTGAAGAAGAGTTTATCCATCTCCATTACCTCGTTTTTCGCGGCTTTATACGCCGCTGTAACGATAGTTGAAACAGCGCTAGGCGGCCCTTTAAGCTACGGTATTATCCAAGTTAGAGTTTCCGACGCTTTACTACCCTTACCTATGATATTTGGCCTTCCAGCTGCCTTCGGTTTATTCCTCGGCTGCATAGTAGCTAACGCCTACTACATGCTTAACCCGTTAGACGTACTATTCGGCTCCCTTGCTAACCTAGTTGCTGGCGTGCTTTCAGCGAAACTTAGCAATAATAACGTATTATTAGCGGC
This is a stretch of genomic DNA from Candidatus Nezhaarchaeales archaeon. It encodes these proteins:
- a CDS encoding QueT transporter family protein; the protein is MKKSLSISITSFFAALYAAVTIVETALGGPLSYGIIQVRVSDALLPLPMIFGLPAAFGLFLGCIVANAYYMLNPLDVLFGSLANLVAGVLSAKLSNNNVLLAATYPVVAVTLIVGSYLPLLIPGVPLWFAYASVGTGEVIACFIIGIPLLKAAQKAFKGLPNKPFKWLSS